Proteins encoded in a region of the Pigmentiphaga litoralis genome:
- a CDS encoding MdtB/MuxB family multidrug efflux RND transporter permease subunit, which produces MNPSRLFILRPVATTLAMIALLLAGLIAYRLLPVSALPEVDYPTIQVTTQYPGASPDVMTSLVTAPLERQFGQMPGLNQMSSISSGGASVITLKFNLDLALDIAEQEVQAAINAGSNLLPSDLPAPPIYNKVNPADTPVLTLAISSPTLPLYKVRDLVDTRMAQKIAQVSGVGLVSIAGGQRPAVRIRANPQALAAYGLNLSNVRTAITGANVNQPKGNFDGPSRATTLDANDQLKTIDQYRNLIISYQNNAPLRLSDVAETVEDAENTRQAAWANGKPAILINVQRQPGANVIDVVDRIRKLLPDVQAGLPSTLDVAVLSDRTETIKESVRDVQFELLLAIALVVMVTFVFLRNLTATLIPSVVVPLSLIGTFGIMYLAGFSVNNLTLMALTVATGFVVDDAIVMIENIARYLEEGETPLHAALKGAAQIGFTLISLTVSLIAVLIPLLFMGDVIGRLFREFAVTLAVSILISLVISLTLTPMMCAKFLKHIPEERQTRFYRKSGAVFDRIIAGYDRMLQRVLAHQPLTLLVALATLLLTVLLYVLIPKGFFPLQDTGVIQAITESSQSVSFSAMAQRQQAAAKVILEDPDVESLSSFIGVDGSNATLNSGRIQINLKSRGDRSDTAPAIIKRLQDALHDVPDIKLYMQPVQDLTIEDRVSRTQYQFTLQDPDLAHLGIWTRKLVEQLATLPQLADVNHDLQDQGLQTYIEIDRNAASRLGITATTIDAALYDALGQRLISTIFTQSNQYRVVLEVQPQFRQDPSSLSQIHVASADGKQVPLTNIVKVSERNTPLAISHLGQFPSATVSFNLAPGASLSGAVEAILKAEQDIGMPTAIQTRFQGAAQAFQTSLDSTLLLIIAAIATMYIVLGVLYESYIHPITILSTLPSAGVGALLALMIAGNDLDMIGIIGIILLIGIVKKNAIMMIDFALDAERKQGMSPRDAIHQAALLRFRPILMTTLAALFGAVPLMLSTGTGAELRQPLGLVMVGGLLVSQVLTLFTTPVIYLMFDRLGQRVRDRRARKEGVPVAGDQTA; this is translated from the coding sequence ATGAATCCGTCACGGCTCTTCATCCTGCGCCCGGTTGCGACGACCCTGGCGATGATCGCGCTATTGCTGGCAGGGCTGATCGCGTATCGGCTGCTGCCGGTGTCGGCGCTGCCCGAGGTCGACTACCCGACCATCCAGGTGACGACGCAATATCCGGGCGCCAGTCCGGATGTGATGACGTCGCTGGTGACCGCGCCGCTAGAACGCCAGTTCGGGCAAATGCCGGGCCTGAACCAGATGTCGTCGATCAGTTCGGGCGGCGCATCGGTGATCACGCTCAAGTTCAATCTGGACCTGGCGCTGGATATTGCCGAACAGGAAGTGCAGGCCGCGATCAATGCCGGGTCCAACCTGCTGCCCAGCGACCTGCCCGCCCCGCCGATCTACAACAAGGTGAACCCGGCCGACACGCCGGTGCTGACCCTGGCGATTTCGTCGCCCACGCTGCCGCTGTACAAGGTGCGCGATCTGGTGGACACGCGCATGGCGCAGAAGATTGCGCAGGTATCGGGCGTGGGTCTGGTCAGCATTGCCGGGGGCCAGCGGCCCGCGGTGCGGATCCGGGCCAACCCCCAGGCGCTGGCTGCCTATGGCCTGAACCTGAGCAACGTGCGCACCGCGATCACGGGCGCCAACGTCAATCAGCCCAAGGGCAACTTCGATGGCCCGAGCCGTGCCACCACGCTGGACGCAAACGACCAGCTCAAGACCATCGACCAGTACCGCAACCTGATCATCTCGTACCAGAACAACGCGCCGCTGCGCCTGTCGGACGTGGCCGAAACGGTCGAAGACGCCGAGAACACGCGACAGGCGGCCTGGGCCAATGGCAAGCCGGCGATCCTGATCAATGTGCAGCGCCAGCCCGGCGCCAACGTGATCGACGTGGTGGATCGCATCCGCAAGCTGCTGCCCGATGTGCAGGCGGGCCTGCCCAGCACGCTGGACGTGGCAGTGCTGTCGGACCGGACCGAGACCATCAAGGAATCGGTGCGCGACGTGCAGTTCGAATTGCTGCTGGCGATTGCGCTGGTGGTCATGGTCACCTTCGTTTTCCTGCGCAACCTGACGGCGACGCTGATCCCGAGCGTGGTCGTTCCGCTGTCCTTGATCGGCACTTTCGGCATCATGTACCTGGCCGGGTTCAGCGTGAACAACCTGACGCTGATGGCGCTGACGGTGGCCACCGGCTTCGTGGTCGACGATGCCATCGTGATGATCGAGAACATCGCGCGTTACCTGGAAGAAGGCGAAACGCCGCTGCATGCCGCGCTCAAGGGGGCCGCGCAGATCGGGTTCACGCTGATCTCGTTGACGGTCTCGCTGATCGCCGTGCTGATCCCGCTGCTGTTCATGGGCGACGTGATCGGCAGGCTGTTCCGCGAATTTGCCGTCACGCTGGCCGTGTCCATCCTGATCTCGCTCGTGATCTCGCTGACGCTGACGCCCATGATGTGCGCCAAGTTCCTGAAGCACATCCCCGAAGAACGGCAGACGCGTTTCTACCGGAAAAGCGGCGCCGTATTCGACCGCATCATCGCGGGCTACGACCGGATGTTGCAGCGGGTGCTGGCGCACCAGCCGCTGACCCTGCTGGTCGCGCTGGCGACCCTGTTGCTGACCGTGCTGCTGTATGTGCTGATCCCCAAAGGGTTCTTTCCGCTGCAGGATACGGGCGTCATCCAGGCCATTACCGAAAGCTCGCAATCGGTGTCGTTCTCGGCCATGGCGCAGCGCCAGCAGGCAGCGGCCAAAGTCATTCTTGAAGATCCGGATGTCGAAAGCCTGTCGTCGTTCATTGGCGTGGATGGCAGCAATGCCACGCTCAACAGCGGCCGCATCCAGATCAACCTGAAGTCGCGGGGCGACCGGTCGGATACGGCCCCGGCCATCATCAAGCGGCTGCAGGATGCGCTGCATGACGTGCCCGACATCAAGCTCTATATGCAGCCGGTGCAGGACCTGACGATTGAAGATCGCGTCAGCCGCACGCAATACCAGTTCACGCTGCAGGATCCCGACCTGGCCCATCTGGGCATCTGGACCCGCAAGCTGGTCGAACAGCTGGCGACGCTGCCGCAACTGGCCGACGTGAACCACGACTTGCAGGACCAGGGTCTGCAGACCTATATCGAGATCGATCGCAATGCCGCATCCAGGCTGGGCATCACGGCCACGACGATCGACGCGGCGCTGTACGACGCGCTGGGGCAGCGGCTGATCTCGACCATCTTCACGCAGTCGAACCAGTATCGCGTGGTGCTGGAAGTGCAGCCCCAGTTCCGCCAGGATCCGTCGTCCTTGTCGCAGATCCATGTGGCGTCGGCCGACGGCAAGCAGGTGCCGCTGACCAATATCGTGAAGGTGTCGGAACGCAATACGCCGCTGGCGATCAGCCACCTTGGCCAGTTCCCGTCGGCCACGGTGTCGTTCAACCTGGCTCCGGGCGCGTCGTTGAGCGGCGCGGTCGAAGCCATCCTGAAAGCGGAACAGGACATCGGCATGCCGACCGCCATCCAGACCCGGTTCCAGGGCGCGGCGCAGGCCTTCCAGACCTCGCTCGACAGCACGCTGCTGCTGATCATTGCGGCGATCGCCACGATGTATATCGTGCTGGGGGTGCTGTACGAAAGCTACATCCACCCGATCACGATTCTGTCGACGCTGCCGTCGGCGGGCGTGGGCGCCCTGCTCGCGCTCATGATCGCGGGCAATGATCTGGACATGATCGGCATCATCGGGATCATCCTGCTGATCGGCATCGTGAAAAAGAACGCGATCATGATGATCGACTTTGCGCTCGATGCCGAACGCAAGCAGGGCATGAGTCCGCGCGATGCGATCCACCAGGCGGCCCTGCTGCGCTTTCGTCCCATTCTGATGACGACGCTGGCCGCCCTGTTCGGCGCGGTGCCGCTGATGCTCAGTACCGGCACCGGCGCGGAACTGCGCCAGCCGCTGGGGCTGGTGATGGTGGGCGGTCTGCTGGTCAGCCAGGTGCTGACGCTGTTCACCACGCCGGTCATCTACCTGATGTTCGATCGACTCGGGCAGCGGGTGCGTGACCGCCGCGCGCGCAAGGAAGGCGTGCCGGTGGCCGGAGACCAGACGGCATGA
- the coxB gene encoding cytochrome c oxidase subunit II, which translates to MKKWLSGWVGALFANMLASSAALAVNDSVGGPKVNQLNLHEPVTSIASQIQWLHWMMLAICLVIFIAVFAVMFYSIWAHRKSRGAKPATFHESIGVEIAWTIIPFVIVIGMALPATKTVVAMKDTTNADLTVKATGYQWKWGYDYLTGEGEGIGFLSNLATPADQRDGTAPKGDNYLMEVDNPLVVPVDKKIRVVTTANDVIHAWMVPSFGVKQDAIPGFVRDTWFRAEKIGEFRGQCAELCGKDHAFMPIVVKVVSAEDYTKWVDEKKKAMAALADDPNKVWTADELKTRGQTVFASNCVACHQATGKGVPGTFPALDGDAAVLGPKARQIETLLKGRPGTAMASFAHLSDTELAAVITYTRNAWSNAGKGTDPVVQPADLKAAR; encoded by the coding sequence ATGAAGAAGTGGTTGAGTGGGTGGGTAGGAGCCTTGTTCGCAAATATGCTGGCCAGCAGCGCAGCGCTGGCGGTCAACGACAGCGTAGGCGGCCCGAAGGTCAATCAACTCAACCTGCATGAGCCGGTCACGAGCATCGCCTCGCAGATCCAGTGGCTGCACTGGATGATGCTGGCGATCTGTCTGGTGATCTTCATCGCGGTGTTCGCCGTGATGTTCTATTCGATCTGGGCGCACCGGAAATCGCGCGGCGCCAAGCCGGCGACCTTCCATGAAAGCATCGGGGTCGAGATCGCCTGGACGATCATTCCCTTCGTCATCGTGATCGGCATGGCGCTTCCGGCGACCAAGACCGTCGTCGCCATGAAGGACACCACCAACGCCGACCTGACCGTCAAGGCCACCGGCTACCAGTGGAAATGGGGCTACGACTACCTGACCGGCGAAGGCGAGGGCATCGGTTTCCTGTCCAACCTGGCCACGCCGGCCGACCAGCGCGACGGTACCGCGCCCAAGGGTGACAACTACCTGATGGAAGTCGACAACCCGCTGGTGGTGCCGGTCGACAAGAAAATCCGTGTGGTTACCACGGCCAACGACGTGATCCACGCCTGGATGGTGCCGTCGTTCGGCGTCAAGCAGGACGCGATCCCCGGTTTCGTGCGCGACACGTGGTTCCGCGCCGAAAAGATCGGCGAATTCCGCGGCCAGTGCGCCGAACTCTGTGGCAAGGACCACGCCTTCATGCCCATCGTGGTGAAGGTGGTGTCCGCCGAAGATTACACAAAGTGGGTCGATGAAAAGAAGAAGGCGATGGCTGCCCTCGCCGACGATCCCAACAAGGTCTGGACTGCCGACGAGCTCAAGACGCGCGGCCAGACGGTCTTTGCCTCGAATTGCGTGGCCTGTCACCAGGCGACCGGGAAGGGCGTGCCTGGCACGTTCCCGGCGCTGGATGGTGATGCCGCCGTTCTGGGACCCAAGGCCCGGCAGATCGAGACACTGCTGAAAGGACGTCCAGGGACGGCGATGGCATCGTTTGCCCACCTGTCCGACACTGAACTTGCTGCCGTCATCACCTATACCCGCAATGCCTGGAGCAACGCCGGTAAGGGGACCGATCCGGTCGTGCAACCCGCCGATTTGAAAGCCGCCCGCTGA
- a CDS encoding MdtA/MuxA family multidrug efflux RND transporter periplasmic adaptor subunit, protein MADFPPAPDRSGDPASPSRPLPRRARWPWIVVLLLVLAAVGWWWWHGRTAQEAAPGAPGAPRGAGARGPRAPGAGGPPGAAGAFAMPPIPVKVEAARSENLDVFIKSLGTVTSFNTVTVRSRVDGELMKVLFKEGQRVKAGDLIAQIDPRAYQVALSQAQGTLQQNQAQLENARKDLDRYQTLFSQDSIARQQVDTQAALVRQYEGTLKTNQAAVDNARLQLDYTRVTAPIAGRVGLRQVDQGNLVRSSDTNGLVIITQTQPISVIFTIAESDLPRVLQQLRGGNRLAVEAYDRADLIKIADGVLDTLDNQIDVTTGTVKMKARFENKDESLFPNQFVNARLHVRTLKDATVIPTAAVQRGTPGTFVYVVKPDNTIDVRVIKLGQPNGERVAVTEGLKPGEQVVVEGVDRLRAGAKVDVVTGAAEVPAAAGSQLQRSGEGGSRPNRGQTPRP, encoded by the coding sequence ATGGCTGATTTCCCTCCCGCGCCCGATCGCTCCGGCGACCCCGCGTCCCCGTCCCGTCCCCTGCCCCGCCGCGCGCGCTGGCCGTGGATCGTGGTGCTCCTGCTCGTTCTTGCCGCGGTCGGCTGGTGGTGGTGGCATGGGCGGACGGCCCAGGAAGCAGCCCCTGGCGCACCCGGTGCGCCTCGCGGGGCGGGTGCGCGCGGGCCTCGTGCCCCGGGTGCGGGCGGCCCGCCCGGCGCGGCCGGCGCCTTTGCGATGCCCCCGATCCCGGTCAAGGTCGAAGCCGCCCGGTCCGAGAACCTGGATGTCTTCATCAAGTCGCTGGGCACCGTCACGTCCTTCAATACGGTCACGGTGCGCAGCCGGGTCGACGGCGAACTCATGAAAGTGCTGTTCAAGGAGGGCCAGCGGGTCAAGGCCGGCGATCTGATTGCGCAGATCGATCCGCGCGCCTATCAGGTCGCGCTGTCGCAGGCGCAAGGTACCTTGCAGCAGAACCAGGCGCAGCTGGAAAACGCCCGGAAGGACCTGGATCGCTACCAGACCCTGTTTTCGCAGGACTCGATTGCCCGGCAGCAGGTCGATACGCAGGCCGCGCTGGTCCGCCAGTACGAAGGCACGCTCAAGACCAACCAGGCCGCGGTCGACAATGCCAGACTGCAGCTCGACTACACCCGCGTGACGGCGCCGATCGCGGGGCGCGTGGGCCTGCGCCAGGTGGACCAGGGCAACCTGGTGCGCAGCAGCGATACCAATGGCCTGGTCATCATCACGCAGACGCAGCCGATTTCCGTGATTTTCACCATTGCCGAATCCGACCTGCCGCGCGTGCTGCAGCAGTTGCGCGGCGGCAACCGGCTGGCGGTCGAAGCCTATGACCGTGCCGACCTGATCAAGATTGCCGACGGCGTGCTGGACACGCTGGACAACCAGATCGACGTCACCACCGGTACCGTCAAGATGAAGGCGCGGTTCGAAAACAAGGACGAGTCCCTGTTCCCGAACCAGTTCGTCAACGCACGCCTGCATGTGCGCACCTTGAAAGACGCCACCGTCATCCCGACCGCCGCCGTGCAGCGCGGAACGCCTGGCACCTTCGTGTATGTGGTCAAGCCCGACAACACGATCGACGTGCGGGTGATCAAGCTCGGCCAGCCCAATGGCGAACGGGTTGCGGTGACCGAAGGCCTGAAGCCGGGCGAGCAGGTCGTGGTCGAAGGCGTGGACCGCCTGCGCGCGGGCGCCAAGGTGGACGTGGTGACCGGCGCGGCCGAGGTGCCGGCGGCCGCGGGGAGCCAGTTGCAGCGCAGCGGTGAAGGCGGTTCCCGCCCGAATCGCGGACAGACGCCGAGACCCTGA
- a CDS encoding methyltransferase domain-containing protein: protein MPAAAPAARLPALPLVGRHVVRQFDRRGDLEEAQFLYGEIARRMLERLDYIRVDPAALLDAGCGAGAALPVLRERYPAAHYTGVDLSPSLLDHARRKFQPSAVARMRQSVMGLVGRAGSTAPDFLEADLAATGLPPEQFDMVWSNLALHWHAEPHHVLEEWRRVLKVGGLVMFSCLGPNTFKQLRDAVGQAGLDTATPPFVDMHDFGDLLIESGFADPVMDQEILTLTYNDPASLLLDVRRLGGNPAAGRRRGLAGRAWRDRLAAALDAQRAPDGRIHLTLEVAYGHAWRAGSHKLATGETRLSVASIGRSAKR, encoded by the coding sequence ATGCCCGCCGCCGCCCCCGCCGCACGGCTTCCCGCCTTGCCCCTGGTCGGCCGGCATGTCGTGCGCCAGTTCGATCGCCGCGGCGACCTCGAAGAAGCGCAATTCCTGTATGGGGAAATCGCGCGGCGCATGCTTGAGCGCCTGGACTACATCCGTGTCGATCCGGCAGCGCTGCTCGACGCCGGTTGCGGCGCGGGGGCTGCGCTGCCCGTGTTGCGTGAACGCTACCCTGCTGCTCACTACACCGGCGTCGACCTGAGCCCATCCCTGCTCGACCACGCGCGCCGGAAATTCCAGCCATCGGCGGTGGCCCGCATGCGGCAAAGCGTCATGGGCCTGGTGGGACGCGCCGGCTCGACTGCCCCGGACTTCCTGGAAGCCGATCTGGCCGCCACCGGCCTGCCGCCCGAACAATTCGATATGGTGTGGTCCAACCTGGCCCTGCACTGGCATGCCGAACCGCATCACGTGCTTGAAGAATGGCGCCGGGTCCTGAAAGTAGGCGGACTCGTCATGTTCAGCTGCCTGGGCCCCAATACCTTCAAACAATTGCGGGACGCCGTGGGGCAGGCCGGGCTGGACACCGCCACGCCGCCGTTCGTCGACATGCATGATTTTGGCGACCTGCTGATCGAAAGCGGCTTTGCCGATCCGGTCATGGACCAGGAAATCCTGACGCTGACCTACAACGACCCGGCGTCGCTGCTGCTGGACGTGCGCCGCCTGGGTGGCAATCCGGCGGCCGGACGGCGGCGCGGGCTGGCCGGACGGGCCTGGCGCGATCGCCTGGCCGCCGCGCTGGACGCCCAACGCGCCCCCGACGGCCGTATCCACCTGACGCTGGAAGTGGCGTATGGTCATGCGTGGCGGGCGGGGTCTCACAAATTGGCTACAGGGGAAACCCGACTATCCGTGGCGTCGATCGGACGTTCGGCGAAACGATGA
- a CDS encoding ComF family protein has protein sequence MSTVPCHACTLARFMPIPPLRFPLPRWTPPRFWAAGRWRARAADAVAMARARLPTDCPLCSAPARGGALCRACDAEVTGLLRSAPGTGMTWRCLRCALPLPEHDSPCPDCAERDTAFDRTVTALDYVPPADALILRMKAQRHYAQGDLLGNLLAEAIRHDGRALPAGTVLLPVPASRDALRARGFNPAAEIARALGRDLGLPVRHDWVARTRQQAQQHTLGRLERREAAQGLYACAPGVRGRHIGIVDDVMTTGSTLHEIALALKAAGAASVTALVAARTPHPPDAGTIARPDVRKAGTNFRRQRE, from the coding sequence ATGTCCACCGTACCTTGCCACGCCTGCACGCTCGCACGCTTCATGCCCATACCGCCGCTCCGGTTTCCCCTGCCGCGCTGGACGCCGCCCCGCTTTTGGGCGGCGGGCCGGTGGCGCGCCCGTGCCGCCGATGCCGTCGCGATGGCGCGCGCCCGGCTGCCGACCGACTGCCCCCTGTGCAGCGCGCCGGCGCGGGGTGGCGCGCTGTGCCGCGCATGTGATGCCGAGGTCACGGGCCTGCTGCGCAGCGCGCCCGGCACGGGCATGACCTGGCGCTGCCTGCGGTGCGCGCTGCCCCTGCCCGAGCATGACAGTCCCTGCCCCGATTGCGCGGAGCGGGATACGGCGTTCGACCGAACGGTGACCGCGCTGGATTACGTTCCGCCGGCCGACGCGCTGATCCTGCGCATGAAGGCGCAACGCCACTACGCGCAGGGCGACCTGCTCGGCAACCTGCTGGCCGAAGCCATCCGCCACGACGGGCGGGCGCTGCCGGCCGGGACCGTGCTGCTGCCGGTGCCCGCCAGCCGCGACGCATTGCGGGCGCGAGGCTTCAACCCGGCGGCGGAAATTGCCCGCGCGCTGGGCCGCGACCTGGGCTTGCCGGTGCGGCACGATTGGGTGGCGCGCACCCGGCAGCAGGCGCAGCAGCACACCCTGGGCCGGCTGGAACGCCGGGAGGCCGCGCAGGGCCTGTATGCTTGCGCACCCGGCGTGCGGGGCAGGCATATCGGGATCGTCGACGACGTCATGACCACCGGCAGCACCCTGCACGAAATCGCGTTGGCGCTGAAGGCGGCCGGCGCCGCCAGCGTGACGGCGCTGGTCGCGGCGCGTACGCCCCATCCGCCCGATGCGGGAACGATCGCGCGGCCGGATGTTCGCAAGGCAGGGACGAATTTTCGCAGACAACGTGAATAA